From Coturnix japonica isolate 7356 chromosome 3, Coturnix japonica 2.1, whole genome shotgun sequence, the proteins below share one genomic window:
- the ORC3 gene encoding origin recognition complex subunit 3, translating to MSTRSLSKGCFVFKPSPKKRKVSRTTADYFREGHSDLEDSDLRFATCQSLQKQVKSETEQIEEELNEQLFDNLVSFLRRSHSAFQEKKTEWMCRVKSREIPTAALVLGVNVTDHDFTFRSLSEVLQNQVTPYIALLEAKDCPGIKNLMQKLLGQLMNCCIDVDSSEEEDYEHVPRNRVRCSMTSLINWYENATKRTDSDTPGKKRTSSRHCQSPPVVVIFKDMESFTTKVLQDFVVISSQHIGEFPLILIFGIATSPMIIHSLLPHSVSSLLCIELFQSLSCKDHLSTIIDKVLLTTQFPLKLSEKVLQVLINIFLYHDFSVQNFIKGFQLCIVEHFHSNPLSILCCQLEEAKRRVNSLSHNQCENVRRLPSFRRFVESQVSEKQIALLTADSSLKEAVRQLLEDLNVYHENYFPILRCLHVFTSSLPKYPLGKQIRELHCACLENRVWETEEYESSLQLARMLNKSDLVTMLQKCVEILVSSPGREFDEIVEKLKEFLTRFQKLEEVYQEQDESISPQKELQKKTNLHHLQKTLLEMKESRRSKKLTKFEMLRFEVVDYIDSLVRRYLVPADHKTLHEIVYFNTASVLREHLNAAPRIALHTALNNPYSYLKSEALKSDGGSISNKAPDICIAYKLHLECGRLINLVDWLEAFSTVVTAAEGPTADAASLEQVDDVIHARFIRAVSELELLGFIKPSKQKTDHVARLTWGGC from the exons ATGAGCACGCGGTCCCTCTCCAAG ggctgctttgtttttaaaccaagTCCCAAGAAGAGAAAGGTGTCTCGAACAACAG CTGACTATTTCAGAGAAGGACACAGTGATTTGGAGGACAGTGATCTACGGTTTGCTACTTGCCAGTCATTACAGAAACAGGTCAAGTCAGAAACAGAG CAAATAGAGGAAGAATTGAATGAACAGTTATTTGATAACTTAGTGAGTTTTTTGAGGCGGTCTCATTCTGCGTtccaagagaagaaaacagaatggatGTGTCGGGTGAAGTCCAGAGAAATCCCTACTGCGGCTCTTGTCTTAG GTGTGAATGTTACAGATCACGACTTCACCTTTCGAAGTCTCTCAGAAGTCCTTCAGAATCAAGTTACTCCTTACATAGCATTGCTGGAAGCCAAAGATTGCCCAG GCATAAAGAATCTGATGCAGAAGCTGTTGGGACAGCTGATGAACTGCTGTATAGATGTGGACTCATCGGAAGAGGAGGACTATGAACACGTTCCCCGTAACAGAGTACGTTGTTCAATGACTTCTCTTATCAACTGGTATGAGAATGCGACAAAG AGAACAGATTCTGATACTCCGGgcaaaaaaagaacatcttccAGACACTGCCAGTCTCCTCCAGTTGTTGTTATCTTCAAAGACATGGAAAGTTTCACCACAAAAGTACTTCAGGACTTTGTAGTTATCAGCAG TCAGCATATTGGTGAATTTCCTCTCATACTGATTTTTGGAATCGCTACATCTCCAATGATTATCCACAGCTTACTTCCTCACtctgtttcctctctgctgtgcaTTGAGCTTTTCCAGTCCCTTTCCTGTAAGGACCACCTGTCTACTATAATTGACAAG GTACTTTTAACAACCCAGTTTCCACTTAAACTGAGTGAGAAAGTTCTGCAGGTTCTCATCAACATATTCCTCTACCATGATTTTTCTGTCCAGAATTTTATCAAAGGATTTCAG ctctgtATTGTGGAGCACTTCCATTCCAATCCTCTTAGTATACTGTGTTGCCAGctggaagaagcaaagagaagagtAAATTCTTTATCACATAATCAGTGTGAAAACGTTCGAAGACTGCCCTCTTTTAGAAG GTTTGTGGAAAGTCAAGTCTCAGAGAAACAGATtgcactgctgacagcagatAGTTCCTTAAAG GAAGCAGTGCGGCAGCTGCTAGAGGACTTGAATGTCTaccatgaaaattattttcccattctgaGATGTCTTCATGTTTTCACATCTTCTCTTCCAAAGTATCCTTTGGGCAAGCAG ATCAGGGAACTGCACTGTGCATGTTTGGAAAACCGAGTGTGGGAGACAGAGGAATATGAGTCATCTCTTCAGTTAGCAAG GATGTTGAATAAGTCTGATTTGGTAACGATGCTTCAAAAGTGTGTGGAAATTCTTGTGTCATCTCCTGGAAGGGAGTTTGATGAGATAGTAGAGAAGCTGAAGGAGTTCTTGACCCGGTTTCAGAAACTAGAAG AAGTGTACCAAGAACAAGATGAGTCCATATCACCACAAAAAGAGCTCCAGAAGAAGACaaatcttcatcatcttcagaAG actTTGTTGGAGATGAAGGAATCAAGGCGGTCTAAGAAGCTGACAAAGTTTGAAATGCTTCGTTTTGAAGTTGTTGACTATATAGACAGTCTTGTAAG acGTTACCTTGTTCCAGCAGACCACAAGACTCTGCATGAGATTGTGTATTTCAACACAGCCAGCGTTCTCCGCGAGCACTTGAATGCTGCCCCGAGGattgcactgcacacagctctgaatAACCCATACTCCTACCTGAAG AGTGAAGCACTGAAAAGTGATGGAGGAAGCATTTCTAACAAAGCCCCTGACATATGCATTGCCTATAAGCTTCATTTGGAATGTGGCAGATTGATTAACCTCGTTGATTGGTTAGAG GCTTTCTCCACTGTGGTGACGGCAGCTGAGGGACCGACTGCAGACGCAGCATCCTTAGAGCAGGTGGATGATGTTATACA CGCTCGTTTTATTCGAGCTGTTTCTGAACTGGAACTCCTGGGCTTCATAAAGCCCAGCAAGCAGAAAACTGATCACGTGGCACGGCTGACCTGGGGAGGCTGTTAA